The following proteins are co-located in the Besnoitia besnoiti strain Bb-Ger1 chromosome Unknown contig00007, whole genome shotgun sequence genome:
- a CDS encoding putative peptide methionine sulfoxide reductase msrB (encoded by transcript BESB_074960), translated as MALSLPARAAQTLWFFVQLLTFPVLQYSSSAPPAAALGFFFSAPMPTCVPSFARRLSSCLRLCAPARSGGSVSRRGSFSLSHTLSQPAKTFPCFAGRSRSTASLTTRMASPESGASPPSASADAAQAAPREVDVKRDVVPFPGAKTEEQWKSLLTPEQFRVLRMKGTEAPHTGYYNRFFSEDWVLCMRRVQPPALPCEGEVWFGLRLACVRSFL; from the exons ATGGCTTTAAGCCTGCCGGCACGCGCTGCACAGACGCTGTGGTTTTTCGTACAGTTGCTGACTTTTCCGGTCTTGCAGTACTCCTCATCCGCTCCacctgccgctgcgctgggcttctttttctctgctccGATGCCAACCTGCGTTCCTTCCTTCGCGCGAAGACTCAGTTCCTGCCTGCGTTTGTGTGCTccagcgcgcagcggaggcagtgTGAGCCGTCGAGGCAGTTTCAGTCTATCTCACAC GCTGTCGCAGCCTGCGAAGACGTTCCCCTGCTTCGCCGGCAGATCGCGCTCAACGGCGTCGCTCACTACCAGAATGGCTTCTCCTGAGtccggcgcttcgccgccttctgcgtccgcggatgcagcgcaggcagcccCGCGCGAGGTCGATGTGAAGAGGGACGTCGTGCCTTTTCCAGGGGCGAAGACCGAAGAACAATGGAAGAGCCTCCTCACCC ctgaGCAATTTCGCGTGTTGCGCATGAAAGGAACTGAGGCGCCCCATACAG GCTACTACAACCGTTTTTTTTCCGAAGACTGGGTTctttgcatgcgccgcgtgcagccACCCGCTCTAccctgcgaaggcgaagtTTGGTTCGGGCTGCGGCTGGCCTGCGTTCGATCGTTTCTTTAA